The Cyclobacteriaceae bacterium genome includes a region encoding these proteins:
- a CDS encoding transcriptional regulator, protein MDNLQLLTIIAEEALAVSLEKEIEQLGAKGYTTSNASGKGLHGVRDNQWEGENTKIETIISEENCKKILDHLQKKYFDRYALIAFYHPVNVVRSNHFV, encoded by the coding sequence ATGGACAACTTACAGTTACTAACCATTATTGCAGAAGAAGCACTTGCAGTTTCACTTGAAAAAGAAATTGAACAACTAGGTGCCAAAGGATATACGACGTCCAATGCGTCAGGAAAGGGCTTGCATGGAGTCCGCGACAATCAATGGGAGGGCGAAAACACGAAGATTGAAACAATTATTTCCGAAGAGAATTGTAAAAAAATACTGGACCATCTTCAGAAAAAATATTTTGACAGGTATGCGCTGATAGCATTCTATCACCCTGTTAATGTGGTGAGGAGTAATCATTTTGTTTGA